The nucleotide window GAATCTATCTGGTTGGAATCTTACAAACAAAACTTCTGGAACATCATATAAAAATCTTAATTTTTCTCTTATTTCTTTGGGGAATTTTTCTTCATATGATATATTAACAGTCTTAAAACCTATTTCTTTCAGCAAATCATCCATTAAATTCTCAAACTTTTTTGCTATTTTATTTCTTTCTTTAAAACTCATTTCAACCATCCAACTTTCTAAAAATTAAAATATATTCATGGATCTTATTGACTCTAAATGCATATGGATATCCTAAGGGTCTCATGTTATTGTATTCATGCTGCCTATCCCAAATGATGATGTCTTCGAAGGAAAAGCCGATTTCTACCATTTTATTTGCCAAATCAGAATGGAATGGATAAAACTTATTTTTCTTTCTGATATCCATAACTACAACTATACAAAATCCTCTATTTTTTAAAGATCTATAGACAAGATTAAATATTCCCTTAAGTTCATTTAGAAATTTTTCATAATCAGAAATATTTCCGAGGTCTCTTTCAGAATCACTATATTTTCTAATCTGTTTCTTATCAGCAGTTCTTGGTCTATTAAGTATGTCCCAATATGGTGGGGATGTAATACAAAGATCAACTGAGTTTTCATCAATATAATTAAGAAGATTTCTAGCATCGTTATTATAAATTTCTGGCTCAATATAATCTTTTTCCAATTTTTTAAGTCCTAAATTATAAATTCTCTTCTTAGTAATCTCATAATATTCTTTTGATAAATCCAAACCTATTCCTTTTCTCCCTTCTAAAGCAGCAGCTATTACTGTACTT belongs to Caldisericia bacterium and includes:
- a CDS encoding site-specific DNA-methyltransferase, giving the protein MKKKLNDLDGRTWLQYSFSIWRDIRKTSEIKLKHPAMFPVALTSRLIKIFTHKGDAVLDPFMGCGSTVIAAALEGRKGIGLDLSKEYYEITKKRIYNLGLKKLEKDYIEPEIYNNDARNLLNYIDENSVDLCITSPPYWDILNRPRTADKKQIRKYSDSERDLGNISDYEKFLNELKGIFNLVYRSLKNRGFCIVVVMDIRKKNKFYPFHSDLANKMVEIGFSFEDIIIWDRQHEYNNMRPLGYPYAFRVNKIHEYILIFRKLDG